In Actinoplanes derwentensis, the following proteins share a genomic window:
- a CDS encoding MFS transporter — translation MRLLALAVLSATGLMTVLDGSIVTVAMPAIQQDVGFAPAELSWMVNAYLIPFGGLLLLAGRLGDLIGRRTMFLAGTVVFTAASLLAGLAGNPATLIAARFLQGVGSALAAAVVLGILVTIFTEPGERARAIAVFSFTGAAGASIGQVLGGVLTDTLSWPWIFFINVPIGVATVALALVALPRDRGAGLAAGADVLGALLVTSGLMLGIYTIVTDQHTLLLGSVSVVLLVLFFVRQATAGTPLMPLRILRSRNVSGANLAQMLALAGMFAFQVLVALYTQQVLGYGALDTGLAMLPAAVGIGVVSLFVSARLSERFGPRATLLAGLVMLIAAMGWLARIPVQASYVPDLLPVMLLISGGGLVLPSLANLGMSGAEESDAGLASGLFNTTQQVGMAIGVAVLATLAASRTEHLLATGAAEAAALTGGYRLAFAASAALLTAAFLVGAVVLRQPTAPEKASV, via the coding sequence ATGCGCCTACTCGCTCTCGCCGTGCTCTCCGCCACCGGGCTGATGACCGTCCTCGACGGCAGCATCGTCACCGTGGCGATGCCGGCCATCCAACAGGACGTGGGCTTCGCCCCGGCCGAACTGAGCTGGATGGTGAACGCCTACCTGATCCCGTTCGGCGGCCTGCTGCTGCTCGCCGGGCGGCTCGGTGATCTGATCGGCCGCCGCACCATGTTCCTCGCCGGCACCGTCGTCTTCACCGCCGCCTCGCTGCTGGCGGGCCTCGCCGGCAACCCGGCCACCCTGATCGCGGCCCGGTTCCTGCAGGGTGTCGGCAGCGCGCTCGCCGCGGCCGTGGTCCTCGGCATCCTCGTCACGATCTTCACCGAGCCGGGCGAACGTGCCCGGGCCATCGCGGTGTTCAGCTTCACCGGAGCCGCCGGAGCCTCCATCGGCCAGGTCCTCGGTGGCGTGCTCACCGACACGCTGAGCTGGCCGTGGATCTTCTTCATCAACGTGCCGATCGGCGTGGCCACCGTCGCGCTCGCCCTCGTCGCACTCCCCCGCGATCGGGGTGCCGGGCTCGCCGCGGGCGCCGACGTGCTCGGCGCGCTGCTGGTCACCTCCGGCCTGATGCTGGGCATCTACACGATCGTCACCGATCAGCACACCCTGCTGCTCGGCAGTGTGTCGGTGGTCCTGCTGGTGCTCTTCTTCGTGCGGCAGGCCACCGCCGGCACACCGCTGATGCCGCTGCGGATCCTGCGCTCCCGCAACGTCTCCGGCGCCAACCTGGCGCAGATGCTGGCCCTCGCCGGGATGTTCGCCTTCCAGGTGCTGGTGGCGCTCTACACGCAGCAGGTCCTCGGCTACGGCGCGCTGGACACCGGCCTCGCGATGCTCCCGGCTGCCGTCGGCATCGGCGTCGTCTCGTTGTTCGTGTCGGCGCGTCTCAGTGAGCGGTTCGGGCCCCGGGCCACCCTGTTGGCCGGGCTCGTCATGCTGATCGCCGCGATGGGCTGGCTGGCCCGGATCCCGGTGCAGGCCTCGTATGTGCCCGACCTGTTGCCGGTGATGCTGCTGATCTCCGGTGGCGGCCTGGTGCTGCCGTCACTGGCGAACCTGGGCATGTCCGGCGCTGAGGAGAGCGACGCGGGCCTGGCGTCCGGGCTGTTCAACACCACCCAGCAGGTCGGCATGGCGATCGGGGTGGCGGTGCTGGCCACCCTGGCGGCCTCCCGCACCGAGCACCTGCTCGCGACAGGTGCGGCCGAGGCGGCGGCGCTGACCGGCGGTTACCGGCTGGCCTTCGCCGCCTCAGCGGCCCTGTTGACCGCCGCCTTCCTGGTGGGGGCCGTGGTACTGCGGCAGCCCACCGCCCCCGAGAAGGCCTCGGTCTGA
- a CDS encoding MarR family winged helix-turn-helix transcriptional regulator, with amino-acid sequence MTAMAPTRNETDLSFLLDHTSHVLRTRIAAALGEIGLTARMHCVLVHALEEERTQIQLAELGDMDKTTMVVTVDALEKAGLAVRRPSSTDRRARIISVTAEGAEAAGRSQQIVDGVHREALGSLPTNEREVLVRALNLLATGHLAAPAEGDRPARRARERAN; translated from the coding sequence ATGACCGCGATGGCGCCCACCCGCAACGAGACCGACCTGTCGTTTCTGCTGGACCACACCAGCCATGTGCTGCGGACCCGGATCGCGGCGGCGCTGGGGGAGATCGGGCTGACCGCGCGGATGCACTGTGTGCTGGTGCACGCGCTGGAGGAGGAGCGGACTCAGATTCAGCTCGCCGAGCTCGGGGACATGGACAAGACGACGATGGTGGTGACCGTGGACGCCCTGGAGAAGGCGGGTCTCGCGGTTCGCCGGCCGTCCAGCACCGACCGGCGGGCACGGATCATCTCGGTGACCGCCGAGGGGGCTGAGGCCGCGGGCCGCAGTCAGCAGATCGTGGACGGGGTGCATCGGGAGGCGCTGGGGTCGCTGCCGACGAACGAGCGCGAGGTACTCGTACGAGCGCTGAATCTCCTGGCCACCGGCCATCTGGCGGCGCCCGCGGAGGGTGACCGGCCGGCTCGCCGGGCGCGAGAGCGTGCCAACTAG